Genomic window (Streptomyces cadmiisoli):
GACAAGTCCAACACGGACTGTGTCAACTCGAGAACGGAGAGGTAATGCGCAAGTACCAGAAGGCCGCAGTTGTCGTGGCCATGCTCGGCAGCGTCGGCTTCCTCGGCGCGGGCGTGAGCCACGCGGGCGGGGACGACAAGTTCAAGCTCAGCAACGACCAGAACCAGTCGTGCTCGGCCAACGACACGACCCAGGGTCTCGTGAACGTCGACGACGTCAACGTCTCGGTCGGTGCCCTGCTTGGCCTGTCGAACCAGGACAACAGCGAGCGCGAGGCCGTGACCTGCGCTCAGAGCTTCACCCTCGGCAAGTGATCGCTGATCTCTGATCAGGTGATCCAGGCAGGTCACGGGACTCTTCATGGAGTCCCGGGGCCTGCCGCCTGGTTTTTGTCGCCCGAGCGTTCGGAACGACCGTGCCGCCAGGCGGCGTTGGTCGACCGCAAAGGAACAGGTAGATGCTCAGTTCGAAGAAGATGGCAGCGGTGGCGGGCTTTCTCGGCGGTCTGGCCCTCATCGGAGCCGGTGCCGTGCAGGCCTACGGCATCGACGGGGCCGGCACCTGCGTGGAGGACGGCGCGGGGCACATCCGCTGCGTGCAGGTGAGCCAGCACGAGGTCACCACCGACAAGGACGGGAACGTCACTGTCGTCAACCAGTCGACGCAGAACTGCCCCACCTCGCACAGCCAGGCCACGTGCGTCGACAACGCCGTGGTCGGCGGCGCGAAGAGCTGACGCACCGCCGGCCGGCGACCGTCCGCTCGCTTCGCGAAGGTGCGGCTGCCGGCTCGTGAAGCACGCCTCAACGGCGGTTGCCCGAGCGGCGGTTGAGCCCGTCGAGGTGTCCGGCGCAGGGCACGGCCCGCGCCCGCTTCGCACCCGGAAGTGTCACAACTCGCCTTTCTTCAAGAAATTTATGCGAACGGGGCGTTTCGCCCGCCAAAGCCCTAAAAAGTCAACTACAGTTGGCGACTGTCAGTGACCGGTCCATCACGGACTGTGTACTTGAGAACGGAGAGGTAATGCGCAAGTACCAGAAGGCTGCGGTCGTCGCGGCCATGCTCGGCAGCGTCAGCTTCCTCGGCGCCGGCGTCGTCAACGCGTCGGACGGTGACGAGAAGGTCAAGATCACCAACGACCAGACTCAGGCGTGCGAGCAGAACGACTCGGCGCAGGGCCTGATCAACCTTGACGACGTCAACGTCTCGGTCGCCATCCTCGGCCTCTCGAACCAGGACAACAGCGAGCGCGAGTCGGTGACCTGCTCGCAGAACTTCACCCTCGGCAAGTGATCGCTGATCACTGATCAGGTGATCCAGGCAGGCCGCGGGACTCCCTCCGGAGTCCCGAGGCCTGCCGCCTGGCTTTTCGGGCCGGCCAAGAATTCGGAACGACTTCGCCGACCAGCCGCGGGGAGTCGACCGTAAAGGAAAAGGTAAATGTTCAATTCGAAGAAGATCGCAGCGGTGGCGGGATTCCTGGGAAGCGTTGCCCTGGTCGGTGTCGGTGCCGTTCAGGCGCACGCCGTCGAGGGTCCCGGCAATTGCGTCAGTGACGGTGCCGGCAAAATGCGCTGCGTGGAGGTGAAGCACTACGAGTTCACCACCGAGAGTGGCCAGAAGGTCGAACTCGTTCACAAGTCGACGCAGAACTGCCCCACTTCGCACAGCCAGGTCAGCTGCGTCAGCAACCTCGACGTCAGCAACAAGAAGTCCTGACGCCCCGTCGAGTGCGGCCGGGACGCTTCTGCTCTCCTCGGCCCCCTTCGCGTGGATCCGCCCGCACGGCGGACGACGGCCGGGACCCGGTGCCGGGTCCCGGCCGTTTTGCGTGCGTGGGTGCGTGGGTGCGTGGGTGCGTGGGTGCGTGGGTGCGTGGGTGCGTGGGTGCGTGGGGTGTGGCGCTTGGCGCCCGGTGCGTGATGGGCCTGGAGCGCCGGGCCCGGCTCTGGTGCCGGGTGGGTCCGGGGAGGGGCCCGGGGTGAAGGCTCGGGTGTCCGGGCTGAGGCGCCATGGGGATGGGGGCCTGCGCTGCGGGGCTGGGGCTGATCCCTGCCTCGGGGTGTGAGTACCTACCCGTGGGGCGGGTCCGTGCCCATGGGCGGTCCTGGGCGGTCATGTGCCCCACAGGCCGGTCCCTGGCTCGGGGGGTGAGCCGTGTCCCACGGGCGGATCCGTGGCCGGAGCGGCCCGATCGTCGGCCGGGGCGGCGACTGATCAGGGGTCTGTGCGCGATTTTCGGCCGTAGATGGTGGGGCGGCGGGCGGCCGGTTGGTTCGTAGGACGGTCCCGTGCGGGCTTCGGGTCGGCTCGCGCGCGGGGGTGCCGTCCCGCGCGGCGGGTCCGATCGGGTGGCGCATCGGGGTGACTGTCGGGGTCCGCGCCCTGCGCGTACTGCCGCCCGGCTGGGCTGGAGGGGAGGGAGCGGCGGTCACGGTCCCGATGTCGGGCGGCCAGCGCCAGGCCCTGTCGGGAGCATGCGGACGCCCTCCTGGGGAGGGCTGGGGATGGCGCCCCCGGCAGGACTCGAACCTGCGGCCAAGCGCTTAGAAGGCGCCTGCTCTATCCACTGAGCTACGGGGGCCGGGTGTGGTGGCCTCTGTCGTGGTGTCCCGGGTGCGGGCTGTTCCGTGACGTTGCCGGGGACAAGGATAGGGCTCCCGGATCCTTGACCCTGTTGCTTCACCTCCGTGGCTCGATGTGGAGGTTCGGTGAAGCGGTCCTGATAATCGCAGGCAGGTACGAATCGTGCATCGCTTTTGGCGCCACGCGCACCGGGTGTTGTGCACTCGTTATGCCTGGACTGTGTCCCTGTCCCAGTCGTCCCTTCCATCCCTTGTGTTCTGTCGGCGCGCAGACATGCTCATATGCTTCAGATATCCAATAAAATTGGGCATTCTTCGCATGTGGTGACCTTGGACGTACGGCCTCAGCTGCTCGACGCACTTTCCGCGCTGCGCGACCGCGTTGCCGCCGCACGCTTTCCGCTGCCCCTCCCGGGGGCGCCACGAGCGCGCGCCAACCGCGACGAACTGCTCGCCCAGCTCGACGACTACTTGGTGCCCCGGCTGCGGGAACCCGAAGCGCCGTTGCTGGCCGTCGTGGGGGGCTCGACCGGGGCCGGCAAGTCGACGCTCGTCAATTCCCTGGTGGGCCGACGGGTCAGCGAGGCGGGCGTGCTGCGGCCGACGACACGGACCCCGGTGCTCGTGTGCCATCCGGAGGACCATCACTGGTTCAGCGGCATGCGGGTGCTCCCCGACCTCACGCGCGTGTGGGTGCCGGAACGGGCGGCGGAGGAGGACCTGCCGCTCCCGGAGGAGAACCCCGCACGCGCCCTGCGTGTGGAGACCGCCGAGAGCCTGTCTCCCGGCCTCGCCCTCCTCGACGCGCCCGACGTGGACTCGCTCGCCGCCGACAACCGCGCCCTCGCCGCCGAGCTGATCTGCGCGGCCGACATCTGGATCATGGTGACCACGGCCGCCCGGTACGCCGACGCCGTGCCCTGGCACCTGCTGCGCACCGCCAAGGAGTACGACGCCACCCTGGTGACCGTGCTCGACCGGGTGCCCCACCAGGTGGTCTCCGAGGTGTCCCGGCAGTACGGTGCCCTGCTCACCAAGGCCGGGCTCGGCGACGTACCGCGCTTCACCGTGCCCGAGCTGCCCGAGTCGGCGTGGGGCAGCGGCCTGTTGCCCGCCACCGCCGTGGCCGCGCTGCGCTCCTGGCTCGCGCATCAGGCCCAGGACCCGGGAGCCCGGCAGCAGGCCATGGCGCGTACGGCGCACGGCGTCCTCACCTCGCTGAAGACGCGGCTGCCCGAGCTGGCGGGCGCGGCGGCGGCCCAGTACGCGGCCGCCCTGCGTCTGACCTCCGCCGTCGAATCCGCGTACGACAGCGAGCACGCACGCGTACGGGGGCGGTTGCAGGCCGGTGCCGTGCTCGCCGGCGACGCGCTCAAGCGCTGGCGGGCCTTTCCGCTCGACTGCACCGCGGGCGAGCTCCTGGAC
Coding sequences:
- a CDS encoding dynamin family protein, which codes for MVTLDVRPQLLDALSALRDRVAAARFPLPLPGAPRARANRDELLAQLDDYLVPRLREPEAPLLAVVGGSTGAGKSTLVNSLVGRRVSEAGVLRPTTRTPVLVCHPEDHHWFSGMRVLPDLTRVWVPERAAEEDLPLPEENPARALRVETAESLSPGLALLDAPDVDSLAADNRALAAELICAADIWIMVTTAARYADAVPWHLLRTAKEYDATLVTVLDRVPHQVVSEVSRQYGALLTKAGLGDVPRFTVPELPESAWGSGLLPATAVAALRSWLAHQAQDPGARQQAMARTAHGVLTSLKTRLPELAGAAAAQYAAALRLTSAVESAYDSEHARVRGRLQAGAVLAGDALKRWRAFPLDCTAGELLDALVESLGSLLLCAVTAADERVDEAWRREPASDVAGLLDRDASPASAEHRIGMAVRRWRREVEEHAEDEARFVDRSVAPDPEVIAALLATVLLGGRRARSAGERLAERMGVHAAQRLRERGGRLLGEYADRVMHVERERRLAPLDALDVQAEPQAELIAALSVLLRER